The genome window GTACtggttttattgtttatcaattATCAAAGTAAAAGCAGTAAATAAAATGGTCCACAGCAGTTCAACATTCAATAAATAGTCATTTAAATTAAACTCAATCAATTCCATATTTAAGGAAAAGATGAGGTATGGGTTTAATACCTTACTGGAACAACTATTAATCAGCAAGCTTGAACTTAGCTCCTCTGTTTTCTTCCTGGATGGAAGTATATCATCAATAAAAACAATGACAAACTTATCTAAGTACTTTTTAAATACCCTATTCATaagatccataaaagctgcaggGGCATTAGTTAATCCGAAAGGCATTACGAGAAACTCATAGTGCCCATATCTAGTCCTAAAGGCCGTCTTAGGTACATCTTCGGGTTTGATTTTTAATTGATGGTATCCAGACCTCAAATCtatctttgaaaaataagatGCTCCCTTTAACTggtcaaacaaatcatcaatcCTAGGTAAAGGATACTTATTCTTAATTGTCATCTTATTTAACTCTCGATAATCAatacacaatctcatgcttccatctttctttttgacaaacaaaacaGGGGCTCCCCACGGGGACACACTCGGTCGAATTACTCCCTTATCTAACAATTCTTGTAACTGAGTCGCTAACTCTTTCATTTCTGCTGGTGCCATTCTATAAGGGGCTTTAGATATTGGTGCCGTACTAGGGACAAGATCAATGGTGAATTCTATTTCTCTATCAGGCGGTATTCCCGGTAATTCTTCAGGAAACACATCTTTGTATTCCTTTACTACAGGAATTTCATCAATCTTAGGGCTTGCCTTACTTACATCTACTACATGAGCTAAATATGCTTGACACCCTTGTCTAAGAAATCTTTTGGCTTGAATAATTGTCAAAAATTTTCTAGCTTGCTTTTGACCTCTCACCATGACTCTCTTTCCATTAGCACCTTTCAAACTCACACGTTTTCTTCTACAGTTTATTTGCGCATCATATTTTGTTAACCAATCCATTCCAAGAATCACATCAAATTCTCCTAGTTTAATAGGGATAAGATCTATCGCAAAGTTTTGTGTTTGAACTAATATCTCACAGTTTGGACACACCTGATCTACCGTGATTACTTCTTGATTGGCTATTTCTATATTCATCATTTCTCTTAAAGGTACAGATTCCATTCCTAACTTATTCATGAGTCGAATAGAAATAAAAGATCTACTTGCTCCTGAATCAATTAACACACAGGCATTTTCAGAGTTTACTAGGAGCGTACCTGATATGACATCATTATCCACCATAGCATCCTTCAGGGTCATGTTGAGGGTTCGGGCAGTGGGCTTGTTGCTCTTGATCTCTGGAAATGCAGGTAGTTTTGGTGTAGCACTTTCCTGCTGGGTTTGTCTACACTCTTTCGCCACATGTCCTTTCCTTCCACAATTGAAACATGTAATTGACTTCTCCTTACAGGCAGAGGCGTAATGACCTTTCTTTCCGCAATTATAACAAGTAGTGGATTCCTGATAACATGGGGGTGGATGCTTCTTTCCACAAGTCTTACAATCGGGTAATGGAGGTCTTCCTTGTAACACATTTGCAGTTTGTGCAGTTCTAAATCTTTGACTTCCCTCTCGATTCTGTGGCACTTCTCTCTTTATAAAAGGTTTCTTCACACTCGGGTTCCAAGGTTTCTTGCCGGAATTCTGACTATTCTGTGGGGTTTTTCGCTTCCTATCGCCTTTTTCTTTGTTATAAAGCTCATTTCCTGACTCAACAATACAAGCCTTATGTATTAGTGTTGCGTAGCTAGTGATTTCTAAAACAGCAACTCTATTTTGGATCCAGGGCTTTAAGCCCTGCTGAAAACGTCTAGCCTTCTTCTCGTCCGTATCTACTTGATGCGGAACGAACCTAGAAAGCTCGGTAAATTTAGCCTCGTACTCTGCTACAGACATATTCCCCTGTTTGAGCTCCAGAAACTTGAGCTCCATTTGATTCTCTAGATGTTTAGGAAAGTATTTTTCTAGGAATAACTCAGTAAACCTAGCCCAAGATATAATACTAGATCCCTCTAATACTCGCTTAGCTTCCCACCAGTAGTTAGCTTCACCTTTAAGCATAAAAGCAGCAAAAatagttttcttctcttcttctaCACCGACTATCTCAAAAGTCTTTTCTATCTCTCGTAGCCATATCTTGGCTTCAACGGGATCTACTGTCCCTTTGAATTCTGGGGGTTGCAGagatttgaaagatttaaaagaaatagtGGGTTTA of Daucus carota subsp. sativus chromosome 3, DH1 v3.0, whole genome shotgun sequence contains these proteins:
- the LOC108194850 gene encoding uncharacterized protein LOC108194850, producing the protein MSSNPNDNPVDEPTPEVPPGFQPQPNPVQMFVDFLQQNLQANPERNSSSQLTKPTISFKSFKSLQPPEFKGTVDPVEAKIWLREIEKTFEIVGVEEEKKTIFAAFMLKGEANYWWEAKRVLEGSSIISWARFTELFLEKYFPKHLENQMELKFLELKQGNMSVAEYEAKFTELSRFVPHQVDTDEKKARRFQQGLKPWIQNRVAVLEITSYATLIHKACIVESGNELYNKEKGDRKRKTPQNSQNSGKKPWNPSVKKPFIKREVPQNREGSQRFRTAQTANVLQGRPPLPDCKTCGKKHPPPCYQESTTCYNCGKKGHYASACKEKSITCFNCGRKGHVAKECRQTQQESATPKLPAFPEIKSNKPTARTLNMTLKDAMVDNDVISGTLLVNSENACVLIDSGASRSFISIRLMNKLGMESVPLREMMNIEIANQEVITVDQVCPNCEILVQTQNFAIDLIPIKLGEFDVILGMDWLTKYDAQINCRRKRVSLKGANGKRVMVRGQKQARKFLTIIQAKRFLRQGCQAYLAHVVDVSKASPKIDEIPVVKEYKDVFPEELPGIPPDREIEFTIDLVPSTAPISKAPYRMAPAEMKELATQLQELLDKGVIRPSVSPWGAPVLFVKKKDGSMRLCIDYRELNKMTIKNKYPLPRIDDLFDQLKGASYFSKIDLRSGYHQLKIKPEDVPKTAFRTRYGHYEFLVMPFGLTNAPAAFMDLMNRVFKKYLDKFVIVFIDDILPSRKKTEELSSSLLINSCSSKFGGAVEAEDWKQVLPEGRPELASATPTELYSGDWKCTEEGRAVEREMDKWGRGERIGGKGGESSYGERL